A segment of the Paraburkholderia fungorum genome:
GTAGAATGTCCGACTTGTTTTAATTTTGCGACTATTCATGGCGAAGACCGCGTCGAAAGAACCTGCAGCCGCGCCTGCTGAAGGCGTCGATAACACGCCGTTGCCCGGCAACTACGAGGCCGCGCAGGCAGAGCTGGAAGAGCTGGTTGCGCGCATGGAAGGCGGCAGCCTGAGTCTCGAAGAGTCGCTCACCGCCTACCGGCGCGGTGCGGCTCTGGTGGCGTTTTGTCAGCAGCAGCTCGAAAAGGTCGAGCAGCAGGTCCGCGTGCTCGATGGCGAGACGCTCAAGCCTCTGCCCATGAATACCGCAGGCACAGCCGCTACTGAAAGCGGGGACGACCTATGACATTCGAACAATGGACGCGCTCGGTACTCGAACGCGTCGAAACGGCACTTGAACACTATCTGCCGACCGAGGCGACCGAGCCCGCGAAACTGCACGAGGCCATGCGCTATGCGGTGCTGGGCGGCGGCAAGCGGGTTCGCCCGCTGCTGTGCCATGCGGCCGGCGAGCTGACCGGCGCGCGCGCCGAATGCCTGGATGCGGCAGCGGCAGCGCTGGAAATGATCCACGTGTACTCGCTCGTGCACGACGACATGCCCTG
Coding sequences within it:
- a CDS encoding exodeoxyribonuclease VII small subunit translates to MAKTASKEPAAAPAEGVDNTPLPGNYEAAQAELEELVARMEGGSLSLEESLTAYRRGAALVAFCQQQLEKVEQQVRVLDGETLKPLPMNTAGTAATESGDDL